The window AAAGGACAAACCTAAATTGCACTCtctactttttactttttgtttcatGGAATTATTCGTATTTTAATtgatcctttttctttttcttttctattgaaATTGCAGAGTGCACTGAATGTGATTCTGATTCCTAAGTTCTAatctatattaatataaaagatgAGATTTACGAggttcattatttttatattggaAAATGGAATCATAGAAAATTATATgtgtttggtttttaattaatgtgttAGTATGTGTATCTATagattaagttaattaatccAAGAGAGCATAATCCGACATCATTAATTAAGACTCCTAATTCAAAGTAATGTTGGGTTTAGTTAAGATGTTCAGATTCATTTGGGTAAACagaataaaacaatttctGTCCTTttgaaatcataaaaaataatgactCCCACCAATACCATTATTCATTGTATTAagtttttgtattctttctacttaaatttggatttttcttttgtttttaaatttccattcgaaaaaacaatacaattaaATTCACATCATCCTTACATTATTGTTCCAAATCTCATTTTCgtgatttatatttaaaggGTAAGagatttgatatatttatgaaaggtttaaaaatattgaaaaaatagaagtattttttaaacaagttttggattttttttttcttcttcattttagtctaatgtttaattaaagatGAGACGACTTGATTAAACAAATGTTGACTAATTTGATGTGTATGTGATAGACAAATGACAAAGAAAAGTAGACAACAAGACAAAAGTGAAAATAGGAATTGATAAGATGTGTGAAAGGAACTTATTTGCTATATGAAGGAaatgttagtttatttatcCAACTATATAACCACCATTTATTTGTCACTTCTTGTTAAATCAATTCGTTGTTTGTGACAAAATATGTGTCAATAGATACTATATAATTTCAAGTCCATTCATCTAATAAACCCAATAAAAAgaatctacttttttttttttgttacattttccataataaaattgttaaaagataTTAGTTACATATTTGGcgaaataagtttaaaaagttAGACCATAGAACAAacactttttacttttacaaaattaaaaaaaaaaaaaacaaactcaacccatgtaatatattatatatagtcACTAATACATACTTTGATGCATTTGATATATACGACACAATCAATGTACTACTAATAATGCGCTTGGATTGATTTTCAGAgtatttattaacattttttttttgcatttataaacactttttaaaattcttagAAAGTCAATCCAAGTATGCATTAATACACTTGATATTCATTTTGATACACTTGACAACCTTCTAATAGACACTTGATAAACACTTTGTACACATTTGATACACACTAATACACTTAATATATACTTGATAtaccaaatattttaacttatgaTATAGatcttttttgaatttttgttaaaggattgagaaaaaaaatacatatatgcCTTTATAGTAAACAAATAgtacatatatatgttataacAAACATATAAACCACGATCACATACTATTATTACCTAAACTAAAACAATCTACCTCTCAAACACAAACTAGTACAACTCAACTATAATAATTCACTATTTACCTCAAACATCCCTAAAAACCCACATGTCAATAGTAATTGCAATATTTTGTAAGCATTGAAATTGAGCAATATTTAAATAGATAAGGTAGAAGTCCTTAGGAGGGGATGTTTaagaagattttaaaaatgaagattgaaaataaaataaaatggatgaTTTGACAATGAATGAATTACTTAGACTTTTTGCTAATGcattaaagaaacaatataatttcatttttagaaaaggtaataaaagtaaaagatatttaaaattggcAGTGATGAAACAAAATCGCTATAATCATGAAATATAGagaatttaaatctttaatccgtttcaaaatcttaaccaaaattgaaactaaaccCAAAAggttctttttcctttactcTATTGTTTCTAATTCTTTATACATAGAAAATTTGTCCAAATTAAATACTATTGAATCCCCTTccaaaagatattttattctcGACCAACATTGCACGTGATTTTCAACCGTTCCAGGGTTCACTTTGGAAATACATGCATACAAACACATACGTACATATATAGacatacacacatacatatagCTGGACGAGTGCTGTCAGATCAACTAGTCAAATTCTATGCATAACTGAGAGATACGAAAGAATTAACTTTTTTGGGTACTACCATTTCAAGTAgacaataaacaaataaaatagatcTGATTTCTACAATGTGAGCAAATGTCCATCCCtgtatcaaacaaaataaaacccaaattctgtcaaaaaagaaaaaggaaaaaattactACAAAGCAGTAATTCTATGTTACAATGGccaaaatgtttaaaaaatgttaacgCATCAATCAGCAGAATCTACATGAACTCGATATTAATCagcaaaacaaagaaaagtcGTTTGTACATGTCAGTTTTTTGCTATCAAGCTCTCATTTCAAGCCGTTAATGACGAAATATACCTCCATAGTTGTGACAATAAGCTCCACCAGCAGTTAGATCTTTCATGCCTCCAATGATTATATCTCAAAGAAGTTTAGTAAGGAGGATCCATGGAGAAGTAGATGGCAGGCGCCAGCAGATCTTCTAAAGTcattccaaaaatattttttgaaaaaatgaattccTTAAATGGCATGTGGGTCATTCAGAACGTCCTCCTCCTCAAGCTCTTGAGAATTATAATGGTTTATTTCATGGGATGTCAAATGCCTGGAGTTTTGATCGGTTTCAACCACTGTCAAATGTTTTTCGACAGTTTCTCTTTTGTTAACGGAGTCGTCTGTCATTTTCGACCTAATGTATGTAATGCCAAACTTCTGTCCATGAGTCAGTCCTGGGCAGACCCCCTGTGTGACATAGAATAAGAATCTATTTGGTAAAAAGCCCACCTAATTCAATTTGGCCATGGATTGCCATTATGAATGGCATGAATTTCTGATGCCACTTTCCTCTCGgtatttctttaacttttttaactaattttctttcattgtcAAGTACAACAACCAACAACACTTCTTAACAACTGTGTAACAGTGTAAGTATCCGTTCGGCGCAGAAAGGCAAATGTGTTTTCTTCACAATAttctaaatattataaatcaatttaccgaagtgagaaaaaaaggcagtgatatgaataaattaagagaGCAATATGAATCAAgcttaaaacaatttaaactATTACCCTGATCAACCCAGTTGTTGATGTCAACTCAGAAAAATCAGAGCTTGACGGAATTTCTGCGGAAGTTGTTCCCTCAGAGAATGAACGTTTAGCTTCTTCAACATCAGTTGCATTATTTATGTTACCAGATTCAGGCTCCACTTCACTTTTACAAAAAGCCCCAAGGTATGAACAATGTTCCCTAACTAGGGATATTTGAGGGGTTGCAGGCAACAAGTGGCCCTCTGTGCTAAAAACATACCTATAAGAGAAATTCAGGCATAGTttgcttttaaatatattgcATATCATGGTAGAGAAAAGGTGTTCCATTAACAcacaaaacttgaaaagaaCCTATAGCTTACTTGTATGGACCATTTTCCACAAGGTTGTCAGGGCCCGCAGCCAAGTCAAAAAGAAGCCACAAGTATTTTACCTAATCCAACAAACGTTGAGTCATTGACCAAAAAGTAACAATGTAGGATGATAGTttctgtttcatttttttagtgtGTGGGGGAATGGGGGTAGAGTTTCCTCACCGTTTCAGCAAGGAAGAAGCTTTCCATGTGATCTTCTTGCTTGTGAAACTCAACATCTGAAATATGACAATATCCACATGGGCATCGGGCACCATATTGCAAACTAGTGACCATGTCCCGACCGGCATCAAGATATCTATAAAGAATGATTTCAGACATGGAGCAATTTCTAGGAATACAATATCCTAAATGTTTTAGATTTCATGCATtcacaatttgaaattttcctCTTAACAATAACAAAAGCTGATCGTTTTAGATTTCATGCATtcacaatttgaaattttcatctAACAATAACAAAAGCTGATCACTTTCTGCCTGAATAGTTgtttcaaaaggaaagaaattatattaatcatttttgtaGGCCCACTAGAAATGAAAGATGATATTGAAGAAGGCTAGTAGTAGGGCCATAACCACATATTTATGATCATTATGTAAATCCTAGGCTCCTTATACAAAAGTATAGCACGACCACTTTACTAGCTCACCTGGGATTTCGGGTGGCTTTGTAGAGCCAATAAGTGCTCTCTATTAACTCTGGGCGTAGTGGATAACTTTTCTGCCCATGCTGCAATGATACATGAATCGGAAAAATGATCAtacaaaggaaataaaaaaatcaattcaattaatttaagtttgtaTTTGGTCTTTGAACTTTCAGAAGTCTAATAGGCTccttaactttcaattttatgtccAATAGGTtcctaaaatttataattctctaattttgtttctcaCATGTCCTTAAtctattcaatattttttaaattttggaccTACAAGACACAACTGAAATTTTAGCATTCCCTTAcacaattcaaatttcatatctAATAGATCATTtagtttctcaaaattttgaatgtgcCAAGAACATGTTCGACACAATCGACAATTTAAGGACCATACGGACACAAACTTAAGAGTTTAGgaattatatttgcaatttaaccaaaattaaatgtaagGACATGTACTTAGAGGAGCCTACAGAAACaggaaaagataaaatgttGAAGTCTCTGAAATACTATATTTGTCAGTAGAAGCTGAAGGAAAACAGAACCCTGATAGAGGACTAGGGCTTACCAATGATCACATATATAGATGGATAGATGCATCTACACTCATCTACACTCAGTTATTATAGAAGCTGATATAAGAAGCAAAGGTGGTTAGGAGATAGACACATCTACACTCAGTTATTATAGATTGTATCTTTTTTACTCAATGAGAAATCACTTGTTGGCAGATGAGTTGTCCTTTtctcaaatctttttttcCCGCCAAATTGGGGGTCAGATGCTCCTTGTCTGATAGGAAAACTCGGATGTTATCACCCTTCTCTCATTGATAGGGGAGTTCTGCGGTGGTCGGGGAGCAAGGATGTCTGTTTTTGGAGCCCTTGTCCTTCTGAGTTCTGACGGCTTCTCTAgcaagtttttctttcactGTATGATCAATCCATTTCCCTCCAGTGGTGTCTTTGCTTTGTTGCGGAAGGTAAACAATCCAAAGAAGGTTAAGATACTTGTGTGGCAGGTTTTCCATGGACGGGTTAACATTTTGGATTGAGTTTCGACAAGGTTGGGGAATTTGATTGACCTATTGGTTTATATTCTTTATAGACTAGTGGGTGAGGATCTTAATCATATCCTCTACAGCTGTGGCTTTGCACAAGCAATTTGgtgttgtttttttcaaacagTTCAGAGTTCGGCAAAACATAAAGGCTACAGAGATGGAGTCTTTCTTTTTGCTCCAGGAGGAGTGTTTTTTGGGCAGGCTAGGACGTGCCAAGTTTGAGAGGAAAAACCAAGTTTTTAGAGAATGTGAGACCTCGGAGAGATGATTGGACCCTAAATAGATTCACGTGGGCTTCAGTGTCTAAGTCATTCTGTAACTATTTGTTACCCTTTCTTAAATTTGACTCCTTTTGTGGGTCCTTTTTGGGTCTTTTATGTATGccttatgttttctttcatttttcttagtGAAAGTTCGATTattcaagaaaatataattgaaaagaaatgagatttaacaacataaattaaaacatattagTTGACTTATATCCAGTGATACCTGAACACTTAGTGTAGCAAGATTGAAACCCTCAGGTGTGAATCCATATCTCTTCCAGACACTAAGAAATGCAGTATGTGTCCGGATTGCAGGGTCAATATCCCCTGCCAAAACCTTtcaagacaaaagaaaaatttattcgacttttgttttttgaactAGAGTTTATAACCTACAGGAAgcatgataaaaaaattaacaaatatgtAAGAGAAAAACTAAAACCTGAAGCCCTGGCCAAAATGCTTGCAAACTGTTGAATAGTGGCCAGACAAGAGCTCCAGAATCCATATTTACCTCAACATACCTACATGTACGGGAAACCAGTTACAGTATCAAATTTAAGACACACCCGTTgatcattttaaattgaagACAGGAGAGgagggaaaataaaatatcttccTAATCCTCACAGTTACACACAGAATGCATAACCTTACCAAGGGTCGTTGAAAAGATAATGCATCACAGCCCCATATGCTTCTTGAAATATGAATAGGTACTCTTCATCGCCAAACAAAAGATAAGCCTAAAAGcatatattacaattataaaagTAAGTAAATACATGAACAGTGGAAATCTACGGGGTATTAGATTGGGATTAGCTATGCATAAATTGACAATTAGATGGataattatttactttcaGAATCAAGCATTTGGCAGTATACCATAAGatgattatcaaataaaatgaatatagttGCATTGAAGAAAAGACATCAACAACAATTGCCTAAAGTTTAAAGCCTAATGAAGCGAAGCTTGTCTGTTGTCCACTTAAAAGGAACCAATTGCTGtgcaaagaaaagataatagaTTGATAAAACAAACGCAACAGAAACTTCTCGTGAAAGTAGAAGATACTTGATTCAGGTATAGTGCAACTGCATAAACAAAGGGTTGAAGCAAAAATTTTCATCGTCCTTGATGAGCAGAAGAGGATCTATGTATTAATAATTAGActgaatatgaaatttgtagGAAGTATATTCTTTGGAATGCCAGAAAGCTGCTTAAATAAGGGTTACTAACCTTCAATAAATACTCGTAGAAGGAATCAATGCTCGTACCTATGCCTGCATCCTGCGAGACAAGAAATGAAGATACTTTTTTTAGGGtgacaaacttttattaaatccAGAAACAGTTAACAAGAAAGAGGGAAGATAATATATCTCCTCTAGAAACTGAAGGACTAAAATCAAGAAATGTGAATATTAAAAGAAGGGAATGTAAAGCATTTCGGTCACTATATTTCCAAAAAATGGCCTTTACACTTTACAACGTTAACTTTATTATATCTGTCACTCAACAAGTGCTATAGCATTCCACACACACCAAAACCATAAGAAAACAGTGTTTTACTCAAAAACTAGATGGAGGAAGAACTCCTGATCACATCTACAATATACCTCCATAGAGCAGGCAGGATGCCAAACTTCTGGAacaaatgtaacaaaatagaaattgcAAACTTGCAACCCAAACAATGTGATTCAGGTCTTCTTTTACCTTCAGACAGAGTACCACAAAAAGGATCAACTAACAAGGACATTTTCCTTTAGAACCAACCAACAGTGTTCATGCAACTGAGTAAAACTTTAATCTTAATCCTCCAAAGAACATCAAACACATACTCCCTACTGAGGGAACGGCCCAATAAAGTATGTAAGA of the Cucumis sativus cultivar 9930 chromosome 3, Cucumber_9930_V3, whole genome shotgun sequence genome contains:
- the LOC101216851 gene encoding alpha-mannosidase I MNS4; its protein translation is MEAPSAQLPFFFLFLLLSISFPIFIQNSLADGVTPHEAKQLRDEVREMFYHAFNGYMKHAFPLDELRPLSCEGEDSLGGYALTLIDSLDTLALLGDREQFAASVEWIGKNLRFDINKTVSLFETNIRVLGGLLSAHLIASDHTTGMKIASYENQLLDLAEDLGRRLLPAFDTPTGIPFGSVNLLYGVDEHESKITSTAGGGTLTLEFGVLSRLTNDPIFERVTKNAVRGLWACRSKLNLVGAHINVFTGEWTQKDAGIGTSIDSFYEYLLKAYLLFGDEEYLFIFQEAYGAVMHYLFNDPWYVEVNMDSGALVWPLFNSLQAFWPGLQVLAGDIDPAIRTHTAFLSVWKRYGFTPEGFNLATLSVQHGQKSYPLRPELIESTYWLYKATRNPRYLDAGRDMVTSLQYGARCPCGYCHISDVEFHKQEDHMESFFLAETVKYLWLLFDLAAGPDNLVENGPYKYVFSTEGHLLPATPQISLVREHCSYLGAFCKSEVEPESGNINNATDVEEAKRSFSEGTTSAEIPSSSDFSELTSTTGLIRGVCPGLTHGQKFGITYIRSKMTDDSVNKRETVEKHLTVVETDQNSRHLTSHEINHYNSQELEEEDVLNDPHAI